One part of the Paenibacillus sp. genome encodes these proteins:
- a CDS encoding SIS domain-containing protein: MDPLLTKLVETYPELDVCLGDIEAAAELLKDSYRAGGKLLLCGNGGSAADCEHIVGELMKGFESKRPLPEDVRRKLLAASPEHGAYLADRLQGALPAVSLVGQTALATAFANDVAADLTFAQQVLGYGKPGDVLLGISTSGHSRSVLLALHAARALGLKTIGLAGRTGGAFVSACDVVIRVPRDRTREVQERHLPIYHALCLMLEEEFFG; encoded by the coding sequence ATGGACCCGCTGCTGACGAAGCTGGTGGAGACGTATCCGGAGCTGGATGTTTGTCTCGGCGACATCGAGGCCGCCGCGGAGCTGTTGAAGGACAGCTACCGCGCCGGCGGGAAGCTGCTCCTCTGCGGCAACGGAGGGAGCGCGGCGGATTGCGAGCATATCGTCGGAGAGCTGATGAAGGGCTTCGAATCGAAGCGTCCGCTGCCCGAGGACGTGCGAAGGAAACTGCTGGCGGCGTCGCCCGAGCACGGCGCATATTTGGCCGATCGGCTGCAGGGGGCGCTGCCCGCCGTGTCCTTGGTCGGCCAGACGGCGCTCGCGACGGCGTTCGCCAACGACGTCGCCGCCGATTTGACGTTCGCGCAGCAGGTGCTGGGCTACGGCAAGCCCGGCGACGTCCTGCTCGGCATCAGCACGTCGGGTCATTCCCGGAGCGTGCTGCTCGCGCTGCATGCCGCCCGGGCGCTCGGGCTGAAGACGATCGGGCTCGCGGGCCGGACCGGCGGGGCGTTCGTCTCCGCATGCGACGTCGTCATCCGCGTGCCGCGGGACCGCACGCGGGAGGTGCAGGAACGGCATCTCCCGATCTACCATGCTTTATGCCTGATGCTGGAGGAGGAGTTTTTCGGATGA
- a CDS encoding ROK family protein: MNGKLLGGVDIGGTKCAVVLGEASGGGVRVVGKRTYPTPASPADAVASFLHQMDGLMAEHGVARLDAIGVSCGSPLDSRRGLILSPPNLPHWDRIDVAGPLRARFGAPVGLQNDANACALAEWRWGAGRGSRNMAFLTFGTGMGAGLILDGKLYVGTNDMAGEVGHVRLAEDGPVGYGKAGSFEGFCSGGGIAALAKSLAAERLAAGDPPAFCPTPDRLEAVTAKLVGEAAQAGDPLALDIFRLVGKQLGRGLAVLVDILNPDTIVIGSIYGRQRELLEPVALATLAEEALPISAASCRVVPAALGEAVGDVAALSVAMNELQPR; encoded by the coding sequence ATGAACGGGAAGCTGCTGGGCGGAGTCGATATCGGAGGCACGAAATGCGCCGTCGTCCTCGGAGAAGCGAGCGGGGGCGGCGTGCGCGTCGTCGGCAAACGAACGTATCCGACGCCCGCTTCTCCGGCGGACGCCGTCGCATCGTTCCTGCATCAGATGGACGGCTTGATGGCGGAGCACGGCGTCGCCCGGCTGGACGCGATCGGCGTCAGCTGCGGCAGCCCGCTCGATAGCCGCAGGGGATTGATTCTATCGCCGCCGAATTTGCCGCACTGGGACCGGATCGACGTCGCCGGCCCGCTGCGCGCTCGGTTCGGCGCGCCCGTCGGGCTGCAGAACGACGCGAACGCCTGCGCCCTCGCGGAGTGGCGGTGGGGGGCCGGCCGCGGCAGCCGCAACATGGCGTTCCTGACGTTCGGCACCGGCATGGGCGCCGGGCTCATTCTCGACGGGAAGCTGTACGTCGGGACGAACGATATGGCCGGCGAAGTCGGCCACGTTCGACTCGCCGAGGACGGCCCGGTCGGCTACGGCAAAGCGGGCTCGTTCGAAGGGTTCTGCAGCGGCGGCGGCATCGCGGCATTGGCGAAATCGCTTGCCGCGGAGCGGCTGGCCGCCGGAGATCCGCCCGCCTTCTGCCCGACGCCGGATCGGCTGGAGGCCGTTACCGCGAAGCTGGTCGGCGAAGCGGCGCAGGCGGGCGATCCGCTCGCGCTGGACATTTTCCGCCTCGTCGGCAAGCAGCTGGGGAGAGGGCTCGCCGTTCTCGTCGATATCTTAAACCCGGACACGATCGTCATCGGCAGCATCTACGGACGGCAGCGGGAGCTGCTCGAGCCGGTTGCGTTGGCGACGCTCGCGGAGGAAGCGCTTCCGATTTCCGCGGCGTCCTGCCGCGTCGTGCCGGCGGCGCTCGGGGAAGCCGTCGGGGATGTGGCCGCGCTGTCCGTGGCGATGAACGAGCTGCAGCCGCGCTGA
- a CDS encoding DeoR/GlpR family DNA-binding transcription regulator, with protein sequence MIVIQRRNKIKERLLQERSVKVADLVQEFNVSEETIRRDLHQLEQEGLIKKNYGGAILLEEFENVVIPPVQQRTLQHFEEKDAIGKKAAEMVEGHQIVIIDAGSTTWCMARYLKDKPGLVVVTNGINVAEQCSENEEAQIFLLGGKLIRKSKSLVGPQAEMELHKYNAHYAFMGASGVSERKGFTSLDIYEAEIKRAMIAAGQKVVVLADHSKFQRQGLVSFSSFRDVDMLITSSLTDAQTIKHIREMGVEVVVCPVEAK encoded by the coding sequence ATGATCGTCATCCAGCGTCGCAATAAGATCAAGGAGCGGCTGCTGCAAGAGCGCAGCGTCAAGGTCGCCGATTTGGTCCAAGAATTCAACGTTTCGGAAGAAACGATACGGAGAGATTTGCATCAGCTCGAGCAGGAAGGGTTGATCAAAAAAAATTACGGCGGCGCCATCTTGTTGGAGGAGTTCGAGAACGTCGTCATTCCGCCGGTGCAGCAGCGGACGCTCCAGCATTTCGAAGAGAAAGACGCGATCGGCAAAAAAGCGGCGGAAATGGTGGAAGGCCATCAAATCGTCATCATCGACGCCGGCTCCACGACGTGGTGCATGGCCCGCTATTTAAAGGACAAACCGGGGCTCGTCGTCGTCACGAACGGCATTAACGTCGCCGAGCAGTGCAGCGAGAACGAGGAGGCGCAAATTTTCCTTCTCGGCGGCAAACTCATTCGCAAGTCGAAGAGCCTCGTCGGCCCGCAGGCCGAGATGGAGCTGCATAAATATAACGCGCATTACGCGTTCATGGGCGCCTCCGGCGTGTCGGAGCGCAAAGGATTCACCAGCTTGGACATTTACGAAGCGGAAATCAAGCGGGCGATGATCGCGGCCGGGCAGAAGGTCGTGGTGCTGGCCGACCACAGCAAATTTCAGCGCCAAGGCCTCGTCTCGTTCAGCAGCTTTCGGGACGTCGACATGTTGATCACGAGCAGCCTGACCGACGCCCAGACGATCAAGCATATTCGGGAGATGGGCGTCGAGGTCGTCGTCTGCCCGGTCGAAGCGAAGTGA
- a CDS encoding alpha-mannosidase, translating into MWFTEEKLRKHLDDIRGTVHREKRDIRAFRYLEGDFEALQRLEGAHAPEFDDGDWAAFEVGGEWGGYDRTAWFRTEVTVPEEWREGKKLALRFLVGPRDGGGSTAEALLYVNGEAMQGIDVWHEEAWLPPDVVRSGAFHIALKAWSGVLRVPDRRRFKLAQLVVVDECAERLYFLGDTMLKAAVELPETDLRRTKLLKLLNEAALRVDWIRLGTEAYYDSVREAWETLSASFAELEAAEEIKPKVIGFGHSHIDMAWLWRLAHSREKASRTFATVLHLMRQYPEYRFLHTSPQLYKFLKQDYPDIYREVKAKIASGEWEIAGGMWVEPDTNVPNGESLIRQVLFGKRFIEREFGRKTNVVFLPDVFGYSWALPQIIRGSGIDFFMTSKISWSQYNRFPYDTFLWRGADGTEILTHFITTPEVGSKPYTYNGIADPYQVKGTWDQYKQKDINDELILAFGWGDGGGGPTKEMLEAARAMKNMPGLPRFELGKLEPYLERLAARVDPAKLPVWDGELYLEYHRGTYTSQAFIKRANRLAETLFHNAEWASLYADWLLGASNYPQAELNEGWEKLLLNQFHDILPGSSIRQVYDDAREDFREIERIGRGALDAALRSIADRVRLPAAGVVVFNSLSRPRGGLIELPWRSELDGLALEESGLAQTVEERGERRLLLAAPEVPSLGYRALAFVPRAAAPAGAMTITPELVETALYRIRFDERGHIVSLYDKRHGREALQPGKRGNVLQAFEDRPMKFDAWDIDLYYQEKLSEADELIEAAVEEEGPLRGVLRLVWRFHRSTITQRVTVYAHSPRIDFRTEVDWQEKQVLLKAAFPIHVRANKATYDIQFGSIERPTHWNTSWDYAKFEVCAQKWADLSEGNYGVALLNDCKYGYDAKDNTLRLTLIKSPVEPDETADRGRHEFTYALLPHAGGWREGRVVEEAYDLNVPLLAAERTARPDGELPGCGGFASLSCDHAMVETVKKAEDDDACIVRVYEYKQCRADGIRLAFGRPIRRAALCNLVEEGEAPVAVSGGELEFSLRPFEIKTFKIWF; encoded by the coding sequence ATGTGGTTTACGGAGGAGAAGCTTAGGAAACATCTCGACGACATCCGCGGCACCGTGCATCGGGAGAAGCGGGACATCCGCGCGTTCCGCTATCTCGAAGGGGATTTCGAAGCGCTGCAGCGGCTCGAAGGCGCGCACGCGCCGGAATTCGACGACGGCGATTGGGCGGCGTTCGAGGTCGGCGGCGAGTGGGGCGGCTACGACCGGACGGCTTGGTTTCGGACCGAAGTGACCGTTCCGGAGGAATGGCGGGAAGGAAAGAAGCTCGCGCTGCGGTTTTTGGTCGGTCCGCGGGACGGCGGCGGCTCGACCGCGGAGGCGCTCTTGTACGTGAACGGCGAAGCGATGCAGGGGATCGACGTGTGGCACGAGGAAGCGTGGCTGCCTCCGGACGTCGTCCGCTCGGGCGCGTTCCATATCGCTCTGAAAGCTTGGAGCGGGGTACTGCGCGTGCCGGACCGCCGCCGGTTCAAGCTGGCGCAGCTCGTCGTCGTCGACGAGTGCGCGGAGCGGCTGTACTTTTTAGGCGATACGATGTTGAAGGCCGCGGTCGAGCTGCCGGAAACCGATCTCCGGCGAACGAAGCTGCTGAAGCTGCTGAACGAAGCGGCGCTGCGCGTCGATTGGATCCGGCTCGGCACGGAGGCGTATTACGATTCGGTTCGGGAAGCGTGGGAGACGCTGTCCGCCTCGTTCGCGGAGCTCGAAGCGGCTGAGGAGATCAAGCCGAAGGTGATCGGCTTCGGCCACTCGCACATCGACATGGCGTGGCTGTGGCGGCTCGCCCATTCGCGGGAGAAGGCGTCCCGCACGTTTGCGACCGTCCTCCATCTCATGCGGCAGTATCCCGAGTACCGGTTTTTGCATACGTCGCCGCAGCTGTACAAATTTTTGAAGCAAGATTATCCGGACATTTACCGCGAGGTGAAAGCGAAGATCGCCTCCGGCGAATGGGAGATCGCGGGGGGCATGTGGGTCGAACCGGATACGAACGTGCCGAACGGGGAGTCGCTCATCCGGCAGGTGTTGTTCGGCAAGCGGTTCATCGAACGGGAATTCGGGCGGAAGACGAACGTCGTGTTTTTGCCGGACGTTTTCGGGTACAGCTGGGCGCTGCCGCAAATTATTCGGGGCAGCGGCATCGACTTTTTCATGACGAGCAAAATCAGCTGGAGCCAATACAACCGGTTCCCGTACGACACGTTCCTATGGCGCGGCGCCGACGGCACGGAAATCCTGACCCACTTCATCACGACGCCGGAGGTCGGCAGCAAGCCGTATACGTATAACGGCATCGCAGACCCTTACCAAGTGAAGGGCACGTGGGATCAGTATAAGCAGAAGGACATCAACGACGAGCTGATCCTGGCGTTCGGTTGGGGCGACGGCGGAGGCGGACCGACGAAGGAGATGCTCGAAGCGGCGCGGGCGATGAAAAACATGCCGGGCCTGCCGCGGTTCGAGCTGGGCAAGCTGGAGCCTTACTTGGAGCGGCTCGCCGCGCGGGTCGATCCGGCGAAGCTGCCGGTCTGGGACGGCGAGCTGTACCTCGAATACCACCGCGGCACGTATACGTCGCAGGCGTTCATCAAACGGGCGAACCGGCTGGCCGAAACGCTGTTTCATAACGCGGAATGGGCTTCGCTGTACGCGGATTGGCTGCTGGGCGCTTCGAATTATCCGCAGGCCGAGCTGAACGAAGGCTGGGAGAAGCTCTTGCTGAACCAATTTCACGACATTCTGCCGGGGTCGTCCATTCGGCAGGTGTACGACGACGCGCGCGAGGATTTCCGCGAAATCGAGCGGATCGGCCGCGGCGCGCTGGACGCGGCGCTGCGTTCGATCGCGGACCGGGTACGGTTACCGGCGGCCGGCGTCGTCGTCTTCAACTCGCTCTCGCGGCCGCGCGGCGGGCTGATCGAGCTGCCTTGGCGGAGCGAGCTGGACGGCTTGGCGCTCGAGGAGTCCGGGCTCGCCCAGACGGTCGAAGAGCGGGGAGAACGGCGGCTGCTACTGGCGGCGCCCGAGGTGCCGTCGCTCGGCTACAGAGCGTTGGCGTTCGTTCCTCGGGCCGCGGCGCCGGCCGGCGCGATGACGATTACGCCCGAGCTCGTCGAAACCGCGTTGTACCGCATCCGATTCGACGAGCGCGGGCACATCGTCTCGCTGTACGACAAGCGGCACGGACGGGAAGCGCTGCAGCCGGGGAAACGCGGCAACGTGCTGCAGGCGTTCGAGGATCGCCCGATGAAGTTCGACGCTTGGGACATCGACTTGTATTACCAGGAGAAGCTGTCCGAGGCGGACGAACTGATCGAAGCCGCCGTCGAAGAGGAGGGGCCGCTGCGCGGCGTCCTGCGTCTCGTCTGGCGGTTCCATCGCTCGACGATTACGCAGCGCGTCACGGTATACGCTCATTCGCCGCGGATCGATTTCCGGACGGAGGTCGATTGGCAGGAAAAGCAGGTGCTGCTGAAGGCGGCGTTCCCGATTCACGTGCGCGCGAACAAGGCGACTTACGACATCCAATTCGGCAGCATCGAGCGGCCGACCCATTGGAACACGAGCTGGGATTACGCGAAGTTCGAGGTGTGCGCGCAGAAATGGGCGGATTTGTCGGAGGGCAATTACGGCGTCGCGCTGCTTAACGATTGCAAATACGGGTATGACGCGAAGGATAATACGCTGCGGCTGACGCTGATCAAGTCGCCCGTCGAGCCGGACGAGACGGCCGACCGGGGGCGGCACGAGTTTACGTACGCGCTGCTGCCGCACGCCGGCGGCTGGCGGGAAGGGCGCGTCGTCGAGGAGGCGTACGATTTGAACGTGCCGCTGCTCGCGGCGGAGCGGACGGCGCGGCCGGACGGCGAGCTTCCCGGCTGCGGCGGCTTCGCGTCGCTCTCCTGCGATCACGCCATGGTCGAAACGGTGAAGAAAGCCGAGGACGACGACGCTTGCATCGTTCGCGTGTACGAGTATAAGCAGTGCCGCGCGGACGGCATCCGGCTCGCCTTCGGCCGCCCGATTCGCCGGGCGGCGCTCTGCAACTTGGTCGAGGAAGGAGAAGCGCCGGTTGCCGTATCGGGCGGGGAGCTCGAGTTTTCGCTACGCCCGTTCGAGATCAAGACGTTCAAGATTTGGTTTTGA
- a CDS encoding alpha-mannosidase, giving the protein MKRKKLHMIGNAHLDPVWLWQWQEGFQEAKATFRSALDRMKESEDFLFTSSSAAMYEWVENNDPKMFEEIRQRVREGRWHIVGGWWIQPDCNIPGGESFVRQGLYGQRYFKEKFGVTAKVGYNVDSFGHAGSLPQILKKSGMDYYVMMRPMPNEKGLPGRLFYWESDDGSRVLTFRIMFEYCTWGKELDKHVRRCAAELKEPFDELMCFYGVGNHGGGPTKENIESIRRLNEDPEAPTLEFSTPTRFFQQVESRNLPFPVVHDDLQHHASGCYAAHSGVKKWNREAEHRLIAAEKFSILAEWTTGQPYPSNYAQAWKNVLFNQFHDILAGTSIEPAYEDARHMHGEAMAIADRGLNYAIQSFSWNIHIEQEEGMKPIVVFNPHSWNSKVNVEIEIGGLKDTAVLVDNDGKVVPHQAVQSLATANGRYRLSFIADLPPMGYRVYKLYPASTLPKADVQPIVAHDTLLENDRFRLEFDPLTGYISSLFDKRVQTEVFKEAAARPVVIEDASDTWSHNVFHFNRVAGAFVATSVKRVEHGPVKSVVRVTSEYGHSKLVQEFAMYRELDRIDVKVTVDWREKFKMLKLVFPVNLIFTRQSYEIPYGYIEREHNGEEEPGQSWIDYSGIVRGKDTVYGVSLINDAKYSYSIHNKEMAMTVLRSPIYAHHDPLVPDPNGQYSFIDQGIQTFHYTLLPHENNWEDAGTVQRAAELNQRPIAIIETYHEGELPQSDSFLSIDKPNVVVGALKKAEDNDDMILRCYETTKAATDAVIRLPKWNREIQAKFAPCEIKTFRIPKRPEEPVRETNLIEWESSLEI; this is encoded by the coding sequence ATGAAACGTAAGAAGCTTCACATGATCGGCAACGCGCATTTGGACCCGGTATGGCTGTGGCAGTGGCAGGAAGGCTTCCAAGAGGCGAAAGCCACCTTCCGATCCGCCTTGGACCGAATGAAGGAGTCCGAGGACTTCCTGTTCACGTCCAGCTCGGCCGCGATGTACGAGTGGGTGGAGAACAACGACCCGAAGATGTTCGAGGAAATCCGGCAGCGCGTGCGGGAAGGCCGCTGGCATATCGTCGGAGGCTGGTGGATTCAGCCGGATTGCAACATCCCGGGCGGCGAATCGTTCGTGCGGCAGGGGCTGTACGGGCAGCGTTATTTCAAAGAGAAATTCGGCGTGACCGCGAAGGTCGGCTACAACGTGGACAGCTTCGGCCATGCCGGCTCGCTGCCGCAAATTTTGAAGAAAAGCGGTATGGATTACTACGTCATGATGCGTCCGATGCCGAACGAGAAGGGGCTGCCGGGCCGTCTGTTTTATTGGGAGTCGGACGACGGCTCGCGCGTGCTGACGTTCCGCATCATGTTCGAATATTGCACCTGGGGGAAAGAGCTGGATAAGCATGTTCGCCGGTGCGCGGCCGAATTGAAGGAGCCGTTCGACGAATTGATGTGTTTCTACGGCGTCGGCAATCACGGCGGCGGCCCGACGAAGGAAAACATCGAGAGCATCCGCAGGCTGAACGAGGATCCGGAGGCGCCGACGCTCGAATTCAGCACGCCGACCCGCTTTTTCCAACAGGTAGAATCGAGAAACCTTCCGTTCCCCGTCGTGCACGACGATTTGCAGCATCACGCGAGCGGCTGCTACGCGGCGCACTCGGGCGTGAAGAAATGGAACCGGGAGGCGGAGCATAGGCTCATCGCGGCGGAAAAGTTTTCCATCCTGGCGGAATGGACGACGGGACAGCCGTATCCTTCGAACTATGCGCAAGCTTGGAAGAACGTGCTCTTCAACCAGTTTCACGACATTTTGGCGGGCACGAGCATCGAGCCGGCGTACGAGGACGCCCGCCATATGCACGGAGAGGCGATGGCGATCGCGGACCGTGGGCTCAATTATGCGATCCAATCGTTCTCGTGGAACATTCATATCGAGCAAGAGGAGGGCATGAAACCGATCGTCGTATTCAACCCGCATTCGTGGAACAGCAAGGTCAACGTCGAAATCGAAATCGGCGGGCTGAAGGACACGGCCGTCCTCGTGGACAACGACGGGAAGGTCGTGCCGCACCAAGCGGTGCAATCGCTCGCGACGGCGAACGGCCGGTACCGGCTCAGCTTTATCGCCGATCTTCCGCCGATGGGATACCGCGTCTATAAATTGTACCCGGCATCGACGCTGCCGAAGGCGGACGTCCAACCGATCGTCGCGCACGATACGCTGCTCGAGAACGATCGGTTCCGCCTCGAATTCGATCCGTTGACGGGGTATATCAGCAGTTTGTTCGATAAGCGGGTGCAGACGGAGGTGTTCAAGGAAGCCGCCGCGAGGCCGGTCGTCATCGAGGATGCTTCCGACACGTGGAGCCATAACGTGTTCCATTTCAACCGGGTCGCGGGCGCGTTCGTCGCGACGTCGGTGAAGCGCGTCGAGCACGGGCCGGTGAAGTCGGTCGTGCGGGTGACGAGCGAGTACGGCCATTCGAAGCTCGTGCAGGAGTTCGCCATGTACCGGGAGCTCGACCGAATCGACGTGAAGGTGACCGTCGATTGGCGGGAAAAGTTCAAAATGCTGAAGCTCGTGTTCCCGGTCAACCTGATCTTCACCCGGCAAAGCTACGAAATTCCGTACGGATACATCGAGCGCGAGCATAACGGCGAGGAGGAGCCCGGCCAAAGCTGGATCGATTATTCGGGTATCGTGCGCGGCAAAGATACGGTATACGGCGTCAGCTTGATCAACGACGCGAAATACAGTTACAGCATTCATAATAAAGAAATGGCGATGACCGTGCTGCGCAGCCCGATCTACGCCCATCACGATCCGCTCGTGCCCGACCCGAACGGACAATACAGCTTTATCGACCAAGGCATTCAGACGTTCCATTACACGCTGCTGCCGCACGAAAACAATTGGGAGGACGCCGGCACGGTGCAGCGGGCGGCCGAACTAAATCAGCGGCCGATCGCGATCATCGAGACGTATCATGAAGGCGAGCTGCCGCAGTCGGACAGCTTCCTGTCGATCGACAAGCCGAACGTCGTCGTCGGCGCCTTGAAGAAGGCCGAAGACAACGACGATATGATTTTGCGCTGCTACGAAACGACGAAAGCCGCGACCGACGCCGTCATCCGCCTGCCGAAATGGAATCGGGAAATCCAGGCGAAATTCGCGCCTTGCGAAATCAAAACGTTCCGCATCCCGAAGCGGCCGGAGGAGCCGGTCCGCGAAACGAATCTGATCGAGTGGGAATCATCGTTGGAAATTTAG
- a CDS encoding Sip1-related alpha-galactosidase has product MFSVREQDQGFDLLFDGAPVLEKVELAAARSDGANVPLRLRDVRLGAGGRAGRLDAEARATLAFSSGGDGNGAVAAELDVVSAGAHAAVFVRALVENKELFRDRLHFAPFEALAVRVGGVPGLEALMANYQHKDWWTRPFFEPDVRKLPPKTLSLLWRTTDRYAHVLPVTDKAYRADLRGGERGLEVRIASYRGGLSECRTLAFVLGVGADPYRLAADGAETALRALDAETRPRAEKRYPEAFDYLGWCSWDAFYHAVDAEGLLRKTKELHELGVPVRWAMIDDGWSETREKRLASYDADKRKFPEGLAPVIRRMKREHGIRWVGVWHTIAGYWGGVDPEGELFARNRQYLYETGGGAWVPAPSAAAAFGFWNDWHGYLKRQGVDFVKVDSQSAIANFFSEFEPIGRAAEAAHAALEASVGLHFDGCVINCMGMASENIWHRPASAVSRSSDDFVPEAEFGFAEHALQNAYNSFFHGTLYWGDWDMFWTDHRDDRRHMALRAVSGGPIYISDKPGRTKPELLRPLVYRDGRIIRCDLPGQPTEDCLTVDPISSKAPLKIWNRAGRAGVLAAFHLRRDAEAVAGSIGPSDIPGLAGEAFLVYDHNEGRAFRLRKDERREIALPPNGANVYVIVPEDASGMTPIGLIDKLAASAAVTSFHAEEDRAFVRLVEGGRFAFASAREPASVRANGRPAAAEPWNGEARGYIVDCGDLAGPVAIDIAFGGE; this is encoded by the coding sequence ATGTTTTCGGTACGCGAACAAGATCAAGGGTTCGATCTTCTATTCGACGGCGCTCCGGTGCTGGAGAAGGTGGAGCTCGCGGCGGCGCGGAGCGACGGCGCGAACGTCCCGCTGCGGCTGCGGGACGTCCGGCTCGGCGCGGGCGGACGCGCCGGGCGGCTCGACGCGGAGGCGCGCGCGACGCTGGCGTTCTCGAGCGGCGGCGATGGGAACGGCGCCGTCGCGGCGGAGCTGGACGTCGTCTCGGCGGGCGCGCACGCGGCCGTATTTGTGCGCGCCCTTGTCGAGAACAAGGAGCTGTTCCGCGACCGTCTGCATTTCGCGCCGTTCGAGGCGCTCGCCGTCCGGGTCGGCGGCGTCCCGGGACTAGAGGCGCTGATGGCGAACTACCAGCATAAAGATTGGTGGACGCGCCCGTTCTTCGAGCCGGACGTGCGCAAGCTGCCGCCGAAGACGCTGTCGCTGCTGTGGCGGACGACCGACCGTTACGCGCATGTGCTGCCCGTTACGGACAAAGCGTATCGGGCCGATCTTCGAGGCGGGGAGCGCGGTCTCGAAGTGCGGATCGCCTCCTATCGGGGCGGCCTTAGCGAATGCCGGACGCTCGCGTTCGTCCTGGGCGTCGGAGCCGACCCGTATCGGCTCGCGGCAGACGGCGCCGAGACGGCGCTTCGCGCGCTCGATGCGGAGACGAGGCCGAGGGCGGAGAAGCGATATCCGGAGGCGTTCGACTATTTGGGCTGGTGCAGCTGGGACGCGTTCTATCATGCGGTCGACGCGGAGGGGCTGCTGCGGAAGACGAAGGAGCTGCACGAGCTCGGGGTGCCGGTCCGATGGGCGATGATCGACGACGGCTGGTCCGAGACGCGGGAGAAGCGGCTTGCCTCGTACGACGCGGACAAGCGCAAATTTCCGGAGGGGCTCGCGCCCGTCATACGGCGGATGAAGCGGGAGCACGGCATCCGCTGGGTCGGGGTATGGCATACGATTGCCGGGTATTGGGGCGGCGTCGATCCGGAGGGGGAGCTGTTCGCCCGCAATCGTCAATATTTGTACGAAACGGGCGGCGGCGCATGGGTGCCCGCGCCGTCCGCGGCGGCCGCGTTCGGGTTCTGGAACGATTGGCACGGTTATTTAAAGCGGCAGGGCGTCGATTTCGTCAAGGTGGACAGCCAAAGCGCGATCGCCAACTTCTTCTCCGAGTTCGAGCCGATCGGGCGGGCCGCCGAGGCGGCGCACGCGGCGCTGGAGGCGTCCGTCGGGCTGCATTTCGACGGCTGCGTCATCAACTGCATGGGCATGGCTTCCGAAAATATATGGCATCGTCCGGCGTCGGCCGTCTCCCGCAGCAGCGACGATTTCGTGCCGGAGGCGGAGTTCGGGTTTGCGGAGCATGCGCTCCAAAACGCCTACAACTCGTTCTTCCACGGCACGCTCTACTGGGGCGATTGGGACATGTTCTGGACCGATCATCGCGACGATCGAAGGCATATGGCGCTGCGCGCCGTCAGCGGCGGCCCGATTTACATCAGCGACAAGCCGGGGCGCACGAAGCCGGAGCTGCTGCGGCCGCTCGTCTACCGGGACGGGCGGATCATCCGGTGCGACCTGCCGGGGCAGCCGACCGAAGACTGCTTGACGGTCGATCCGATATCGTCGAAGGCGCCGCTGAAGATTTGGAACCGCGCCGGCCGCGCGGGCGTGCTGGCCGCCTTCCACCTGCGCCGCGACGCCGAGGCCGTCGCAGGCAGCATCGGACCGTCGGATATTCCGGGTCTTGCGGGGGAGGCGTTCCTCGTTTATGACCACAACGAAGGACGGGCGTTCCGCCTGCGCAAAGACGAACGGCGGGAGATCGCGCTTCCGCCGAATGGCGCGAACGTGTACGTCATCGTGCCGGAGGACGCGAGCGGCATGACGCCGATCGGCCTGATCGACAAGCTGGCCGCATCCGCCGCGGTGACATCGTTCCATGCGGAGGAAGATCGGGCCTTCGTCCGGCTGGTCGAGGGCGGCCGCTTCGCCTTCGCCTCGGCAAGGGAGCCGGCGTCCGTCCGGGCGAACGGGCGTCCCGCGGCCGCGGAGCCGTGGAACGGAGAGGCGCGCGGCTACATCGTCGACTGCGGGGATCTAGCGGGGCCCGTCGCGATCGATATCGCGTTCGGCGGCGAATGA